The sequence ATAGATACAACCCATGCCTAAAACTGGGGAATATATCAAGAGGCAAAAACATCACACCAACCACGTAAAATGCACTATAAATCAAGTTCATTAGCAAGAAAATAGGAGTTATAGCAGGCTGCTTGGTAGTGGAGAGAGAATAGCTATCTCGCCATAATGGGTGTTACTGACCACTGCtaccaaaaaatgaaaaaaaaataataataaagaaaagaacgGGAGGGAAATCATCCACACCAAAATCAAGCTATACAGGAaccaaaaatcttataaattgctAAGTTACCAtcctaaaataaatatctatatatttcttattttgttttgctcTACGCGCAATGCGCCTTGTCAAACTCTGTCAAAACCAGGCACGACAATTGAAAAGGTAAAACTAAAGGCGCTGCTCACCTTCCGGGGAACATTCACTTCCGTTCAGAGAAACATGTgcattactttttaaaatgattgCATATTCGGTGGTAGCATAGAATGATCGTTTCAGTTCAAAAGCTTGAACTGGTGCCTTCAGCACCCTCCTGATGAGAGATTCCAGCCTGGATAGTTAGCTCACATGTCTTAGCTGTTGTGCTATCTTGGTCAGCAGCCACATCCTCCGTTGAGATCTTTTGAAACGATGTTGTCAGAGTATCAGAACTTGATACAGCAGAGGACTGAAAGCCCAAATCAGTGCGAGGCATTGTAGAACTAGGCAGCCAATTCATCCAATCATTACGCCTCCTCACTTTGTCATCCTggattaaatttcaatattacATTCAAATCAAACAGtagaaaatgatattaatttaaatcttaaataatgGCAAAGGCACTTCTTGCATgctaaatattcaaatatttgaCACTTCACaatcaacattaacaaatttcAAGTACAATATTGCCAGATTCATCAGATGGTTAGgttaatattaaaggattaaaATGAAGGTACCTGTACTTCAAGCAAAGTTGAAGTCCTCAAGCACTCCAATATAAACTGGACGTTGTTTGTCATAGTCCTAACCTGCAGAAGCATGGGCATAAAATAAAGTTGGTTTGCAATCATAACCATCAATTATGAAGTAAATCTAAATTCAAAATGGACAACTTTTTATTCagaaatgatgaaataaaatacgAATTGGATCTAAAAGTAAACCATGCTTGAATTTGTGAATAATCCCCACACTGTTTTGAGAAAATATCAAGGCTAGATATAGTAGCACAGAAAACCACAAATTTGTGAATAATATAACTACCACCTATTAGCAGGAAGTTACTGCAAAGAAATATCCCTGACAGGTCAAGGTATATAAAGCAGGACAACTTAAGAGGACTGCCACCATAAAACCCCACTCGAACAGATTGCTGTTGTCAAAGATCAGCACAAATAAATGATCTCTTTAGTGAATTAAGAAACTTCAAAAAAGTATACAAAAGTTGAACAGCTGGTTCTAATAGCTGAACAGTTCAAGCTCATACAGGAAAGGGGCATAATATGAGGAACCAGACAGAGAATGTTTTAAGTTCAGTCACAACAAATTATTCTCTTATGCAAACCATATcttgcattttcagagtcttcCATGtcaacaaatgaaaaacaaatcagttATGGCCCATGATACCACATAAAAATTATCTACAGTTTCTCAATGTAGGATCACAATGAATGATACTCTTAAAAGATCAGGCAAACATCAAGAAGGACAACACAACACAGAATGCCCCATAATACATCCATTTCAGTATTCCCCATAAGACAGCCAAAAAAAGACAAGGAAGAGAGGTAGGATTGGTGAAGTGTACAATATTGAAGATAACAAGCACCAAGTTCAACCTCAGGTCAAAGAACATCTCAAGCTCATGACCTGTGAATTACATAGGACCAGGTCACAAAGGTCAAACGATGATGCAAGAGGATGGAACAACTAGTATCAACCTCACATTTACAAAAGTTCAAAAGACAACTCCCAAATGATCTTAGCTAAGAAATGCCCAATATGGGTGAGTGctcaaaaaaaattccaacttCAAAAGGCACCTCATCATGCTTCAACCCCAATGTTAAGGGCAAAACACCAATGGCCAATTGACTGAAAGCATGAAGCAAATGGATTGGGAAGCAGGAAGTATTAGCGAGTTTAAAGCTACAAGATGAAGCACTTCTTATAGCATAATATAGCTCAGAAACAACACACTCCATCTATTCATGAACCTTAAAAGCTCTCTATATTTAGCCAAAGTCCTAAACCACCAGCCATCTTTTGCTCAACATTTAACATGCCATAACAAACTAATTCCAATTCTTAAAATCACCACAAGGAATTGATTTACACAAGTAATTCAATACAGCAGTTATACTTCCCATTTtcctttatatttcttttaattggaTTATAGTGACCATCAGAAATCTCTTTTAAATCCATTTCCCAAAAGGAAGCTAGTTACACTTGCATTCAAAACTTTTGGTGAGCAGAGAATTGGAGAGAATTTACTGAGCAAACTCAGTCATTACTAATGACCAAACACCGGTTGCTCCCCATAACCAGCAACCCATTCCACAATTCTACTACCATGCCCTAAATGGCAATTATATCCAATGCCATATATAACAACCGCCTCTTAAGGTTGGTTGGCACAACAATTGATAGCCAATTATATGATATATAAGAAGATCAGTCATGAAAAGTATCTGATTCTATTGCCTAGATATTCCCAGAAAATCAGcacttgatatatataaatcagGAGAAAATCAATGTCGTAGCATTACACAGAACAGTAAAGAATAATTTCTCACTTTTCCAAACACACCTTGATTTTGATGAATCTAACTCTTCTCACACCTCCATATCATTAAGTCTTATTGAAAGATGCAACTAAGATGCTGCTAAGTGAATAAATAACCCAGACCACTGTTTGTTCATATTACAAAGGCAGAGTTCCAGCACCACAGTTCAAGAAAGTGGAAAGAATGAAAGGGAACAAATAAATTGATGGAGATCAAtggaaactatatatatatatatatatggcagaACCTAGTTTGATCAGCTTTAGCCACTACAAGCAATACAATCACAAAGAAATAAACACCCAAGATACTGCTTCAACAACACATTGatgaaaaaactattaaaaaattagtccaGGGTTGTGGTGAAACATGCTCATCAATAACCATAAGGAGAGTATACGtcatggaaaacaaaaggaaaaatctGGTGAAAGTAGATAATCACCATCTTCAACTCAGATTCAGGGAAAGAAGcagaaattacataaaaaattgtaagatttaaaataaaagggtatAGTAACTGCATGACAGATGAAttgtaaagacaaaaaaaaaaattatactaagAGAGCTTAATGCATGAAAGATTGATCTAGGAACTCTTTCATGCACAAAGTCCATATCTTTTAACAGCAATATCTTGggttttacataattttattaatatccaTCAATTCAAGAATCTAGATCTTCAATGTTTTCCAGGACTTTCTCAagcttgttaatttttaaaattaagactttaaattttataatcagATCAGAAAGGCCTGGCTAATTTTCAATGGTAGAGTGAAAAGTTTCCAGAAAATGAACAAACAAGAACTATCAAGTTCCCCTTAAAGTGGATGGTGTTTTACAATCAGGGAATTTTAAATAGGAAAAGTGTCTTGTAAGAGAAGATAGACAAAATTAAACTTATCATATGGCATAAGCGGACCCAAGGACAAAGATCGGGACCCTTAAGCTCATAAATCAGTGTTCACTTACTCGATTAAAGCCGGCTATTAAAGTAATAGGAACCCAACCTTCATCATCCATCTTTGACTTTAAGAAACCATCTTTTGATAAATTCGTATCGCTGCAAACAAGCAAACCACAATTGGAGTTCTTAATTGAGTTTTCAAGAAGCTATAGAAGAGAGATCTTACGAAGCTTAAAAGTCGCCCTTATAAGACACTCGCTAATATGATGATACCTGAAATAGTATTCTATCTGATTTAGTAACAATAAAGATAGAGGTTGAGGTTGAGGAATAGGCATCAGCATTGTTGGTGATTGCATGTGCGGCACAACCGGATAAGGTTCCAAGGTTATTGGAGGCGGAATAAATAGCATATCTGAAAGAGAAATGAATCGTAGTTGCCAAtccacaataaaacaaaacaggTGTCCATTGAAAAAGGAGAGAGGAGCTTACCATGATAACCCATgggatttgcaaatggtctcaCAGACTGGGGAGGAATAAATGTACCACTATTTTGCGGTGAAGGCCGAGGAAAGCCCCTTGTAGGAGCTCTCTGTTGCTGCACATGAACATCTCTTGAATTTCCATGATGTCCACGGTCCTGTTCACGTCTGCCAACATAATTATTACGGTGGGAACCATCTCCAGGTGGCTGGCCAAAGTTGCCTCTTCGTGAGGGGCGTCGGTGTTCACTTACCACAGGCGGCGGAGGAACAAAACCCCCAATTGGTCTAGGTTCCCAGTTATTCCCTCTGTATAGAGGTTCTCTGGGAGATTGATCTGGCATAGCTGGTACCAGATTAGTAAAACCATTGGGAGGCATTTGAAATATAGGAaatggtggcggcggcggcggcggtggAGTGTGAGTAAAACTATTTTGTGAATGTCCACCTCCTGAGCTACTTCCactaccaccaccaccgccaCGCCTCACAGGCCTTTGCCGAACTGGCATTGTATGGTTTGTTGCCGAGATAGATTTTGCATTACTATTACCTTGCTTCTTAGGTGAATTCGCTATCACCGGTCCCTAATAGACA is a genomic window of Populus alba chromosome 5, ASM523922v2, whole genome shotgun sequence containing:
- the LOC118061999 gene encoding la-related protein 1C isoform X2: MVYTVDSSNSPRFPRDGVRSSQRREKSSSPKSETVSGEAESINSMLEQSNDWAAIESSDSKKGNAGKAKKPAWNKPTSNGVAEITSPVIDATSWPALSESTKPSPKPSPAESSSKIVSDGSIPTPQGPVIANSPKKQDQSPREPLYRGNNWEPRPIGGFVPPPPVVSEHRRPSRRGNFGQPPGDGSHRNNYVGRREQDRGHHGNSRDVHVQQQRAPTRGFPRPSPQNSGTFIPPQSVRPFANPMGYHDMLFIPPPITLEPYPVVPHMQSPTMLMPIPQPQPLSLLLLNQIEYYFSDTNLSKDGFLKSKMDDEGWVPITLIAGFNRVRTMTNNVQFILECLRTSTLLEVQDDKVRRRNDWMNWLPSSTMPRTDLGFQSSAVSSSDTLTTSFQKISTEDVAADQDSTTAKTCELTIQAGISHQEGAEGTSSSF
- the LOC118061999 gene encoding la-related protein 1C isoform X1 is translated as MVYTVDSSNSPRFPRDGVRSSQRREKSSSPKSETVSGEAESINSMLEQSNDWAAIESSDSKKGNAGKAKKPAWNKPTSNGVAEITSPVIDATSWPALSESTKPSPKPSPAESSSKIVSDGSIPTPQGPVIANSPKKQGNSNAKSISATNHTMPVRQRPVRRGGGGGSGSSSGGGHSQNSFTHTPPPPPPPPFPIFQMPPNGFTNLVPAMPDQSPREPLYRGNNWEPRPIGGFVPPPPVVSEHRRPSRRGNFGQPPGDGSHRNNYVGRREQDRGHHGNSRDVHVQQQRAPTRGFPRPSPQNSGTFIPPQSVRPFANPMGYHDMLFIPPPITLEPYPVVPHMQSPTMLMPIPQPQPLSLLLLNQIEYYFSDTNLSKDGFLKSKMDDEGWVPITLIAGFNRVRTMTNNVQFILECLRTSTLLEVQDDKVRRRNDWMNWLPSSTMPRTDLGFQSSAVSSSDTLTTSFQKISTEDVAADQDSTTAKTCELTIQAGISHQEGAEGTSSSF